The genomic DNA TATGATAGGTTCTGGTGTCATCGGTTTAGAAATGAGCTCTGTGTGGAATCGTCTAGGTTCAGAAGTGACTATTTTAGAGGCCTCCCCTACTTTCCTACCTATGGCTGACCAACAAATTGCCAAAGAAGCTTTTAAAATTTTCACTAAAAATCAAAAACTAGATATTAAACTTGGTGCTAAAGTTCTAGAAGTTTCCCATAAAGGAAAACAGATTACAGTGAAGTACGAACTAAATGGGGAAACAGAAGAGATTACTTTTGATAAATTAATTATCGCTATTGGCCGAGTGCCTAATACTGAAAATTTAAACCTCGATACTGTTGGCGTTACTCTAGATGATCGTGGTTTTATCGAAGTAAATGAGGATTGCCATACCAAAGTAGATAATATATGGGCTATTGGTGATGTCGTCAGAGGTCCTATGCTTGCACATAAGGCTAGTGAGGAAGGTGTTGCAGTAGCAGAACGTATTGCAGGGCAAAAACCACATGTTAATTTAGATATTATGCCATCAATTCTATATACAACACCTGAAATTGCTTGGGTAGGTCAAACAGAAGAGCAATTAATACAAGCCAAAATTAAATACAAAAAAGGTGTATCTAGTTTTACTTCAAATGGTAGAGCATTGGCTATGGGTGCAGCACAAGGTACTGTTAAAATTCTTGCTGATGAGAAAACAGATCGTATATTAGGTGTACATATGATAGGCCCTATGGTTTCTGAATTACTGACCGAAGCGGTAGAAGCATTGGAATTCTCAGCATCCAGTGAAGACATAGCTAGAATTGTACATGCTCACCCTACTCTGTCTGAAGTAATACATGAAGCCAGTTTGGCAGTAGACAAACGTCCATTAAATGGATAATTTATTTATTGATGTTAACTTAATTATTTATAAAAAATTAAGTTTGCTATTGAAATTTTATTAACTTAATTTTAAGGAAATTCTATGAATTTACATGAATATCAGGCAAAAGCGATATTAAAACGCTACGGTTTGCCAACACAAGATGGAATTCTAGCAACAACTCCTAAGGAAGCTGGTGATGCATTTGATCAACTAGGTGGTAAATTTGCTGTTATTAAAGCTCAAGCACATACAGGTGGGCGTGGCAAATCTGGCGGTGTTAAAATTGTAAAAACAAGAGAAGAAGCAGAACAAATCACTGGGGAAATGATTGGGAGCCGTTTGGTCACTTATCAAACTGATGCTAATGGATTACCTGTTAACTCAGTTCTTGTTTGTGAAGACATGTATCCGGTAGAACGGGAAATGTATTTAGGTGCTGTCGTTGATCGTTCTACACGTCGTGTGACTTTTATGGCTTCTACTGAAGGTGGTGTAGAAATTGAAGAAGTAGCGGCTAAAACCCCTGAAAAAATATTCAAAGTAGTCGCAGATCCATTAGTCGGTTTGATGCCTTTTGAGGCAAGGAAAGTTGCTTTTAAGTTAGGTTTAAAAGATAAACAAATTACTCAATTTTCAAAAATAATGACTGGCCTATATAACGCCTTTGTTGAAAATGACTTCTCTTTAGTAGAAATTAATCCATTATCTGTTCGTAAAAATGGGGAACTTTCGTGTGTAGATGCTAAAATTGGCATCGATTCTAACGCTTTATTTAGACAGCAAGATATAGCAGAGCTACATGATAAATCACAAGAAAATGAACGTGAACTAAGAGCTTCAGAACTTGGTTTGAATTATGTGGCTCTCGAAGGTAACATCGGTTGTATGGTTAATGGTGCTGGGCTGGCTATGGCTACCATGGACATTATCAAACTTTATGGTGGACAACCTGCTAACTTTTTAGATATTGGTGGTGGTGCAACTAAAGATCGTGTTATTGAAGCTTTTAAAATTATTCTTGATGACAAATCAGTTGAAGCAGTACTGATTAATATTTTTGGTGGAATCGTACGATGCGATATGGTTGCTGAAGCAATTATAGCTGCAGTCAAAGAAATTAATGTTACAGTGCCAGTTGTAGTAAGGCTTGAAGGTAATAATGCAGATATTGGTGCTAAATTATTAGACGAATCTGGCTTGAAAGTCATTTCTGCAAATGGATTAGCTGATGCTGCTGAAAAAGTAGTTACGGCAGCAAAACAAGCTTAAGGAGAATTAAGAATGAGTATTTTAGTTGATAAAAATACAAAAGTTTTGGTACAAGGATTCACAGGAAAGAATGGTACGTTCCACTCAGAACAAGCCATTGCTTATGGCACTAACGTAGTTGGGGGTGTGACTCCAGGAAAAGGAGGCCAAACTCATTTAGGCTTACCTGTTTTCAATACTATGCAGGAAGCAGTAGCAGAAACAAAAGCAGATACCTCAGTTATTTATGTTCCTGCACCTTTTGTATTAGACTCAATCATTGAAGCCGTTGATGCGGGTATTAAATTGATTGTTGTCATTACTGAGGGTGTTCCTACACTAGATATGTTGATTGCTAAGCGTTATATAGATACAGTTGGGAATGTCCGTTTAATCGGGCCTAACTGCCCAGGTATTATCACCCCTGGGGAATGCAAGGTAGGAATTATGCCTGGGCATATTCATATACCAGGCAGTGTTGGTATTATTTCTCGTTCCGGTACATTAACTTACGAAGCAGTTGGACAGACTAGTAAAATTGGTTTAGGTCAATCTACATGTGTTGGAATTGGTGGAGACCCTATTCCTGGTTTAAACCAAATTGATGTACTAGAGCTATTTGAAAAAGATCCTAAAACTAAATCTATTGTTTTAATTGGTGAAATTGGTGGTACCGCAGAAGAGGAGGCAGCCGAATATATTCAATCAAATGTTACCAAGCCGGTAGTAGGCTACATTGCAGGTGTTACCGCACCTAAAGGTAAAAGAATGGGGCATGCTGGTGCTATTATTTCAGGTGGTAAAGGAACAGCTGAAGAAAAATTTAAAGCATTTGAAAAAGCAGGAGTTACCTATACAAGAAGTCCATCAGAAATCGGTTCTACTTTACTGGAATTATTAAAATCCAAAGGAATGGCTTAAGATAATTGTACACATTTTGAAAAGACGTTAGATAACCTAACGTCTTTTTATGAATGTTTTGCTCACAAATCGCTGTACAAGTTTACCTAGTGATGTCAACTCAAAATTTTGATCAAATTAAATACCCCCGCCAAAAACTCTTCCCATGAACCAAAATATGAATTCTAGAAATAAAATGTTCTTAATGACTAGCAGTCAATAATAAAATACATTACAATTTACGGGCTTACTCCCTCCTCTAAACAACCAGAAACCTCTCCTAATATATCTTTGTCATTTAAATAGTTAATTGTCATTTTTGAAAAGTTTTGCCCATAGATAGACTGCAATAGATCATTAAAATTTCTCCAACAACATGGATTATGTACTAAATTTCTACCATCTAAAATTAAAATTTTGTTCACTTAAATTACCTGATAATTTAACTAATTAAAAATATTTTCTAAAGCTAAAATCTTAATTAATATTAATAACAGAAATATTAACAAGATATTACAAAATTCTGTATTTGACAGTAGCGCAGATAAAAACACATATGTCTTCTTCCAATGTAGTTAATTGCTAAGTTCTGCTTTAGAAACTTTTGTCTGTTGATATCCTAACCACTTTCTTTATTATTTAAGATTCGATAATCAATTACTACTATTGATAGACATGAATACTCCCACTTTATAACCCATAGCCTTTAGAGCGAGGGGAGCATGCCTATTAAATGAATCACCTAAAGCTAAAGTAACTGAAAATTTACCAATTATTAAGGTCATCAAGATAGGAAATAGTGTTGATCCCAATGGCGAAAAAAGTTTTTTCTTAAAAATTAAGAAAAATGGTGATGAAAGAACTTTATGGGAGTGATCATTTAAGATCACAAATGGAGTCCAATGGCATTATAAAAAAGGCGATCAAATCACCAAAATTAATTTAATTAATGGGGGGTACTAAATATCTCACCACAAGTAATGTCAAGATCCAAAAACAAAGGTACTATAGTTGGACAGATAGAGGAAAAAGCAGAAAAGACCTCGAACATAGATCTCAATTAAATGAAAAAAATTTGGATACGGAAAAAAAAGTTACAGAACTTAGAAACCAACTATCTAAGCATGATCGTACCATAACTGATAAAAGTGAAAGTGTGAAGCAACATTTTATCATGCTCGCCGTAAGACCCTCATCCTTCAGGGCGGGGATATAAGGCGTCACCACGAAGTGGTTATTCCGTCTTTTAGT from Neisseriaceae bacterium includes the following:
- the lpdA gene encoding dihydrolipoyl dehydrogenase — translated: MSEFDVVVIGAGPGGYIAAIRAAQLGFKVACIDAGKNKRGDKPALGGTCLNVGCIPSKSLLQSSEEFHKVSHELEEHGISTDNVKINIPKMIARKDAIVTKLTSGVGFLFKKNKVESIHGQASFKGKDGQWYQIVVTDDKSVSEIKAKHVIIATGSKPRQFPSVEIDNINILDNVGALDLESVPKKLGMIGSGVIGLEMSSVWNRLGSEVTILEASPTFLPMADQQIAKEAFKIFTKNQKLDIKLGAKVLEVSHKGKQITVKYELNGETEEITFDKLIIAIGRVPNTENLNLDTVGVTLDDRGFIEVNEDCHTKVDNIWAIGDVVRGPMLAHKASEEGVAVAERIAGQKPHVNLDIMPSILYTTPEIAWVGQTEEQLIQAKIKYKKGVSSFTSNGRALAMGAAQGTVKILADEKTDRILGVHMIGPMVSELLTEAVEALEFSASSEDIARIVHAHPTLSEVIHEASLAVDKRPLNG
- the sucC gene encoding ADP-forming succinate--CoA ligase subunit beta; the encoded protein is MNLHEYQAKAILKRYGLPTQDGILATTPKEAGDAFDQLGGKFAVIKAQAHTGGRGKSGGVKIVKTREEAEQITGEMIGSRLVTYQTDANGLPVNSVLVCEDMYPVEREMYLGAVVDRSTRRVTFMASTEGGVEIEEVAAKTPEKIFKVVADPLVGLMPFEARKVAFKLGLKDKQITQFSKIMTGLYNAFVENDFSLVEINPLSVRKNGELSCVDAKIGIDSNALFRQQDIAELHDKSQENERELRASELGLNYVALEGNIGCMVNGAGLAMATMDIIKLYGGQPANFLDIGGGATKDRVIEAFKIILDDKSVEAVLINIFGGIVRCDMVAEAIIAAVKEINVTVPVVVRLEGNNADIGAKLLDESGLKVISANGLADAAEKVVTAAKQA
- the sucD gene encoding succinate--CoA ligase subunit alpha yields the protein MSILVDKNTKVLVQGFTGKNGTFHSEQAIAYGTNVVGGVTPGKGGQTHLGLPVFNTMQEAVAETKADTSVIYVPAPFVLDSIIEAVDAGIKLIVVITEGVPTLDMLIAKRYIDTVGNVRLIGPNCPGIITPGECKVGIMPGHIHIPGSVGIISRSGTLTYEAVGQTSKIGLGQSTCVGIGGDPIPGLNQIDVLELFEKDPKTKSIVLIGEIGGTAEEEAAEYIQSNVTKPVVGYIAGVTAPKGKRMGHAGAIISGGKGTAEEKFKAFEKAGVTYTRSPSEIGSTLLELLKSKGMA